The DNA region gtttaatatttttcttatatctGTTCAGATCTcttgagattttattaatttgctTATGTAACATAGAGATGTTATTATCTGCTCATGAATTGAAACACCAACAAAAATGAGTTGAATAGACAAATCCAAATCAAGAATGGTCAGCGTCCCCTTTGCTAATGGGGTGTGTTAGTAAATAATTCAGCTTGTATATAAAGATAACAACAGTTTTGTATTTGATAATGTCATAACTAATTCACAAAGGTCTATTCAATGAGCAACAGTCTCTCTAAGCCATCCTAGTTTGGTCTAACATATCTTTTGGTATTCTCtgctgatatatatatataatatataaacctCTGAATCCCATCAAAACAAAGAATGGTGATGACAAAATACACTGAGCCGCAGGGACAAGAAAACCTCTCTACAATTCTTGGTTCATCTAGGAATCAGTAAATTGTCCTggccaacaaaaaaaagaggataatgTAAGAACGAAGAGCCAACACGTGCTACTTTAGCTTCTATGCACATCAGTAGCAAGCTCGTACAATAAACCGCTGCTAGTTGATGTTTAGTAACATTTCCTGACTGATGACATGATTAAGTAATTACTCAAAACCCTTAACCAATCTATTgctcagacaaaaaaaaaacataatagaCAGATTCGTGCTTTGAAACTGAAGGGCGAATGGGATCTTTACCAGCAATCAAACAGGCTAGACTTTGTACTCGCCGACATGCATCCATTTGGTAGATGACCATTTGTTCCCTTTAATCACAGGACATCCACCTAGAACCAACgaagcatatatatattatcaactATACTCAAATGGTATCAGGAAGTAAAAAAAATGTAGAAAGAGtgttttatatgaatattaGTATATACCATGCAAGCTTGAGGGATCAAGTGTAGCATCAGGCCTCATGCTCCAGAAGAGCAACGCGTCACCCATTCTCGGCTTAACGGAGAGTCCCTTTTTCCCACACTCAGAGAGCTCATTATACCATGGTACAGAACTAAAATTCATATTGGCAGCAGGGAACACAGTTTCACCGCCTTCTTCAACATCCGACCTGTAGGGGGTTTGTTTTGCAtaagagagaaagaagacaaaTAGTAGTTGGTAATATAGTAGAGTTGAGAGGATGGATCTTACAGATACATGAGCATTGTAGCCATGCGTTGACCTCCATTCTTAGTGTTGAACTCGTCAACAAAGTAATCATAGTGTGGTTCATACTTTTGCCCTTCTTCGTAATGAAGAACCTGAAGTCCTTCTCCATGATCTGCTGGAATAAAGGTGTAATCAGCAATTCTCTTCTCAATGGTCTTAATGACTTTGTCCCTTCCTCTCCTAAGGAAAGTCCCTGAGC from Raphanus sativus cultivar WK10039 chromosome 8, ASM80110v3, whole genome shotgun sequence includes:
- the LOC108822199 gene encoding probable prolyl 4-hydroxylase 3 isoform X1; amino-acid sequence: MAMKVRQSQRFQAKRWSTLMLVLMMLFMLTIVLLMLLSFGVFSLPIDTFDEASPTDLSSFRRAATERSEGIGKRGDQWTEILSWEPRAFLYHSFLSKEECEYLISLAKPHMVKSTVVDSQTGKSKDSRVRTSSGTFLRRGRDKVIKTIEKRIADYTFIPADHGEGLQVLHYEEGQKYEPHYDYFVDEFNTKNGGQRMATMLMYLSDVEEGGETVFPAANMNFSSVPWYNELSECGKKGLSVKPRMGDALLFWSMRPDATLDPSSLHGGCPVIKGNKWSSTKWMHVGEYKV
- the LOC108822199 gene encoding probable prolyl 4-hydroxylase 3 isoform X2, which encodes MAMKVRQSQRFQAKRWSTLMLVLMMLFMLTIVLLMLLSFGVFSLPIDTFDEASPTDLSSFRRAATESEGIGKRGDQWTEILSWEPRAFLYHSFLSKEECEYLISLAKPHMVKSTVVDSQTGKSKDSRVRTSSGTFLRRGRDKVIKTIEKRIADYTFIPADHGEGLQVLHYEEGQKYEPHYDYFVDEFNTKNGGQRMATMLMYLSDVEEGGETVFPAANMNFSSVPWYNELSECGKKGLSVKPRMGDALLFWSMRPDATLDPSSLHGGCPVIKGNKWSSTKWMHVGEYKV